A genomic segment from Aegilops tauschii subsp. strangulata cultivar AL8/78 chromosome 1, Aet v6.0, whole genome shotgun sequence encodes:
- the LOC141027689 gene encoding uncharacterized protein — translation MAEEASTKRHQDEPSDKSSNLVDAHVPGEKHEYTKTLRGVELHGKEMLEIVCTSEPDRADEVISRLRRKLGGMLHRIVGVGVHYTNEDEPPQMAAVLQLCVDDLCLVYHIAATTKWPKRLNELLHHETLFTFAGFSIESDKEKLKLSGLEINRNKFIDIQRKWRVPYTGIEYDSLTDVAASVIHPFYKGMKKNINTQEDYKLWGTSPLPDNLIEYA, via the exons ATGGCGGAGGAAGCGTCCACCAAGCGTCATCAAGACGAGCCATCGGACAAGAGCAGCAACCTCGTCGACGCTCACGTCCCCGGCGAGAAGCACGAGTACACCAAAACCCTCAGAGGGGTTGAGCTCCACGGCAAGGAAATGCTGGAGATCGTCTGCACCAGCGAACCAGACAGGGCCGATGAGGTGATCTCCAGGCTCCGGAGGAAGCTTGGCGGCATGCTTCATAGGATCGTCGGCGTTGGTGTGCACTACACCAACGAAGATGAACCTCCCCAGATGGCAGCAGTCCTGCAGTTGTGCGTCGACGACCTCTGCTTGGTGTACCACATCGCAGCGACCACAAAATG GCCCAAGCGCCTGAACGAGTTGCTGCACCATGAGACGTTGTTCACATTTGCCGGTTTCAGCATTGAAAGCGACAAAGAGAAGCTGAAGTTGTCCGGTTTGGAGATCAACCGCAACAAGTTCATCGACATTCAGCGCAAGTGGAGAGTTCCATACACTGGAATAGAGTACGACTCCTTGACTGATGTTGCAGCCAGCGTCATCCACCCATTCTACAAAGGCATGAAGAAGAACATCAACACGCAGGAAGACTACAAACTATGGGGGACTAGCCCGCTGCCAGACAACCTCATCGAGTACGCATGA
- the LOC109770702 gene encoding protein FAR1-RELATED SEQUENCE 5-like produces the protein MGFSKELVNVFIFFGAEESDEADAFLFFTAARSAALVFFASKEDGRMGLGIRVGGAEEIGSFSSGTAGAVGLTGSDSSGIAADASTGLACSSGATIVVALAISSVAGIVSSALPPNIEAYILPRLEMRYETFEEAKNFYNVYAKHAGFAVMEGPKFKTRAYIYCTLQLTPEMLVFLHSHKNFDKTILEYVKYLQFKGIEHAQIMSILGGDDPGSYFLEMNAKDLINLKAKNSRMDDVDDVLKTVNFFREMKAINREFFCDMQLDESDRVKNIFWANASCRGAYQDFGDCTTFFGFALIRDEDADSFRWLFKTFLRCMRGKAPKCILIDQCPTMALAIPDAFGNIVHKLCRSHIMKKYKEHLAYLYYLHEDFKDEFTSILNWPLMPTEFEDAWKGLMDRYNLHDDATMVAMWKEREKWISAYFKEIFCAKMSSTQQSESMNYVLKKNFVSERQNLHRFVSQKEQNTLTFYGFDTQMAKVYSRAVYSEIRKRLKLSTLFTATETEEPTKYLVRYNNPQKLSAWSQHAFQVVADPVGETYECECRLWDHTGRTTKKDTIKAASVPEKYILRRYTKCPNIQPTFDRNDLRIIASNKTSQYCIESSLLTLNLRVHRKSLRSQEEMARS, from the exons ATGGGGTTCTCAAAAGAGCTTGTCAATGTATTCATCTTCTTCGgcgctgaagaatctgatgaagcagATGCTTTCCTCTTCTTCACTGCTGCTCGCTCCGCAGCCTTGGTTTTCTTCGCGTCTAAGGAAGATGGAAGAATGGGACTTGGCATTCGtgtaggaggagcagaggaaattggttcatTTTCCTCAGGCACAGCTGGTGCAGTTGGCCTGACAGGTTCAGATTCTTCAGGCATAGCGGCAGATGCTTCAACTGGCCTGGCTTGTTCCTCAGGCGCAACAATAGTGGTTGCCCTAGCAATTTCATCAGTGGCTGGAATAGtttcatcagccctg CCACCTAACATTGAAGCTTACATTCTGCCAAGACTAGAGATGCGCTATGAAACTTTTGAAGAAGCAAAGAACTTCTACAACGTCTATGCGAAGCACGCGGGTTTTGCTGTGATGGAAGGCCCCAAGTTTAAGACCAGAGCCTACATTTATTGCAC GCTACAGCTCACTCCGGAAATGCTTGTCTTCTTGCACTCCCACAAAAACTTTGACAAAACAATCTTGGAGTACGTCAAGTACCTGCAGTTCAAAGGCATTGAACACGCACAAATCATGAGCATACTGGGCGGTGATGACCCTGGTAGCTACTTCCTTGAAATGAATGCCAAAGACCTGATTAACCT GAAAGCAAAGAATTCAAGGATGGATGATGTGGACGATGTCCTAAAGACTGTCAACTTCTTTAGGGAGATGAAAGCTATAAACAGGGAATTCTTCTGTGATATGCAACTCGATGAGTCCGACAGAGTTAAGAACATATTCTGGGCGAATGCAAGCTGCCGAGGGGCCTATCAGGACTTTGGTGACTGC ACTACATTCTTTGGTTTCGCCCTGATAAGAGATGAGGATGCAGATTCATTCAGATGGCTGTTCAAGACATTTTTAAGGTGCATGAGAGGGAAGGCTCCTAAATGCATCCTCATAG ACCAGTGCCCGACAATGGCTTTGGCGATCCCAGATGCTTTTGGGAACATAGTACACAAGCTGTGCCGCTCGCACATTATGAAGAAGTACAAGGAACACCTCGCATACCTGTACTACCTGCACGAAGACTTTAAGGATGAATTCACATCAATCCTCAACTGGCCCCTCATGCCAACTGAGTTTGAGGATGCCTGGAAAGGACTCATGGATAGGTACAACCTCCATGATGATGCCACGATGGTGGCCATGTGGAAGGAGCGTGAGAAATGGATATCAGCCTACTTCAAAGAAATTTTCTGCGCCAAAATGTCATCCACACAGCAAAGTGAGAGCATGAACTATGTGCTCAAGAAGAACTTTGTAAGTGAAAGACAAAACCTACACCGGTTTGTCAGCCAG AAGGAACAAAACACGCTAACCTTCTATGGGTTTGACACCCAGATGGCAAAGGTTTACTCACGAGCTGTGTACAGCGAGATCAGAAAAAGGCTAAAACTGAGCACACTCTTCACGGCGACAGAGACGGAAGAGCCCACAAAGTACCTCGTGCGCTACAACAACCCGCAAAAACTGTCTGCGTGGTCTCAGCACGCGTTCCAGGTGGTTGCAGACCCCGTGGGAGAAACATATGAGTGCGAGTGCAGGCTATGGGACCACACAGGGAGGACTACAAAAAAAGAT ACAATTAAGGCTGCCAGCGTTCCAGAGAAATACATCCTCAGGAGATACACCAAATGCCCGAACATCCAGCCAACATTTGATAGAAATGACTTGAGGATAATAGCATCAAACAAGACATCCCAATACTGCATTGAAAGCTCACTACTGACGCTGAACTTGAGGGTGCACAGAAAAAGTTTGAGAAGCCAAGAGGAAATGGCGAGGTCATGA